The Thermoanaerobaculia bacterium DNA window GGGACTGTCCCCAATTACCCTTCCGAGACCTGCCGGGCGCTTCTCGATCAGCCGCTCAGGGGAAGGTCGCGCTCCAGGCGGTGGTGCCGCCCGTCTCGAAGCCGTCGGCGAAGAACGGCCAGGTGCCGAGGGTTCCGTCGAGGTTGAGGTTCTGTGCCTCGAGGTCGCGCAGGGCCTCACCGTCAGTCCAGGCGAAGGCGGCGAAGCCGTCGCTGCTGGTAGCGGCGGCGAGGCGGCTGGTGGAGGTGGCCGAGCTCTTCAAGGTAGTGACCGGCGGCGCCCAGACGAGGCCGCCGGTGGCGTCGACCCGCGCCGCGCGGATCGGCTGATCGTCGAAGGCGACGGTCTCGGCCCAGGCGACGAGCGCATGGCTCCCGGTGCCGCCCTCCGCCGCGCCGGCGAGCGTCGCGGTCAGCGCCGGCAACGCCCTCACCTGGGTGATCTCCGTCGCTCCGAGAGCGAGAAAGGGGATCCCCTCACTTCCCCAGAGCCGCGCCCCGAGGGCGTCGAGGCACTGACCGTAGAGCCCGTGCTGACTCTGCAGCGAGTTCTTCTCTACCCAGAAGACCGTGAGCTCCCCAGCGTCCAGATCGAAAGCAGCGCTCGGATCGACGCGCAGCCGGGAGCCGTCGGTCGAGACTTCGACGCCGTCGTGGGCAAACGCCTCGGTGCCCGCGGCGAGAAGGCGCTGCACCCTCACCTGCAGCGACGGCGTGCTGGTGTACCAGGCAAACACGGCGCCGCCGGCTCCGTCCGGCTCGAACCCCGGAAAGTTGCCGAACTGCAGCGAACCGCCGTCGAGGTCGAAGACCTGCCTGTGCCCGGCCCCCCAGAGCGGCGCGCCGTCGGGATCGAGCTTCTGCGCCCAGAGATGCTTGGCGCCCGCGAAGGTCACGTAGCGCACCCACGAGACGATGACATTGCCCGTGTCGAGACCGCCGTTCGAGCCGGTCGCCTGCAGGTCGGAGAGGACGAAGGTGTCGCCGCTGTGCGCCAGGGCGATCCCACCGGCCGCCCAGAGCGCCGTCCCGCTGGGGTCGAGCCGCTGCAGCACCGTGTCGGGGCTCTGGAACCAGGCGACGACGACCTCGCCGTCGTCGGTGCCGGCGACCCGCGGCGAGGCGAGGAAGGCCTTGGAGTCGGAAACCGCGATCCCCGGCGTCCCCCAGAGCGCGACGCCCGCCGGCGAGATCTTCGAGACGACGATCCTCTCGGTTGGCTGGCTGTCGTCGTTGAAGGCGAGCAGCGCGTTGCCGGCGGCATCCACCGAGAGGCCGTAGTCGGTCGTGGAGGAGAGACTGCGATCGGCGACCAGGATGCCGTTGTGGGGCCAGAGCTCGACGCCACTGGCGGAGAGCCGCTGCAAGCGCACGTCATAGCCGCCGGTCGCATTGTCGAACCAGCTGACGTAGAAACCGCCGTCCGCGAGCGCCACGACCTTGGGTTGCACCTGCTCGCTCGCGCCGTCCGCGACGACCAGATTCAGCGCCGGATCGTCCGACCAGATTGCTCCCGCCGGGACGGAGGCGAGCGCCGCGGCGCCCCACAGGCCGGAAAAGAGGCGAGATGCGGCAGCGGCACGGCTTCGGCGCGAGCGAGCGATCATCGGTACCCCCCAGGCAGCGCCTGCGACCCTAACACCCCGCTCCGATCATCGGTCGGGCCCGCCACTACCTTAAGTCAGGGCTCCGCCCCGACATGCGCCGGTCGCGCGGCCTTTGCAGGCAATGCACGATCCTGGTAACGGAGCGGCGGCGATTCTGCTGCCACTTCTTCCAGGGAGTCTCCTCAATGCAGACCGCTCGACAGCGCCTCCTCTTCGCCGCCCTCGTCAGTTCGTCGCTCCTCGCGGGCTCGTCCGCGCCAGCCCAGGTCGTCCGCTCCGCCGCCGGAGATCTGGCCACGGTCACCGCCGCGCGCGACGCCTTCCGGGCGGACCTCGGCGGCGGCACGGTCGCCGGCGCGAACGGCTCGTTCGGCGGCCTGCGCCGCGAGATCAACTGGGACGGCGCCCCCGACAGCGCCAGCCGGCCGAACCTCTTGCCTTCCGATTTCTTCAACGTCACCTCGGCGCGCGGCGCCATCTTCTTCAATAGCCACGACAACCTGTTCGCGGTGAGCGCCAAGACCGGCAATCCGACGGCAACGCCCGTCGTCTTCGCCGATTTCGATCCGGCCTACGCCACGAAGTTCGCGGCGTTCTCGGCGCAGCGGCTCTTCACCTCGATCTGGGATCCGGTCTACGAGGTGAAGTTCTTCGTCCCCGGCACCAACCGGCCGGCTGTGGTCTCCGGTTTCGGCGCGGTGTTCACCGACGTCGACCTCGCCGGGCGCTCGGCGATCGAGTACTGGGGAGTCGACGGCCAGTCGCTCGGGCGCTACGAGGTTCCGGCGGCGAGCGGCGACCAGACCTTTTCGTTCCTCGGAGTCTCCTTCCCCGGCGCGCCCGCGATCGCCCGCGTCACGGTGACCTCGGGCGACGTCGCCCTCGACGGTGGCGGCGAGCCGGTGGGCCACGACGCCGTGGCTGCGGACGACTTCCTCTACAGCGAGCCCTCCGAGGCGGAAGACGGCGGCTGCGTCGCGACGCCGACGGCGCTCTGCCTCACGGCCGGGCGCTTCCGCGTCGAGGCGACCTTCTTCGCTGCCCAGACCGGTAGCGGCATCGCCCGCGTCGTGCCGCTCAACTCGAACTCCGGCACGATGACCTTCTTCTCGCCCCAGGTGAGCGAGGTGCTCATCAAGACCCTCGACGCCTGCGCGCTCAACAACCGCTTCTGGGTCTATGGCGCCGCCGCGACCGACGTCGGCTACGACATCACGGTCACCGACACCGTGACCGGTGACTTCAAGGTCTACTCGAAGACCCAGGGCCCCCCCGCCGCCGCGCTCACCGACAGCGACGCTTTCGCCACCTGCTGGGCGAACTGACCGTCGCGCTCAGACTTCGAAAAGCCGGGGACACACAAACGCGTTCGTCCGCAATGTGTCCCCGTTCGTCCCCCAGGGGCGCTCTGGTGCTCGGGATCCAAAGTGGGCGACCACGCCTCAAATAGGAGCCCACTTTGGATCCCGAGTGCCGGAGTGCCCCCACCACCGTCGCTAGGGAGCGCCGGCCGCCCCGCGCTCCCAGCGCGTCGTGCCGAGGTCGTAGGTGAGGAGTGCGACGACCTTGCCGGCCGCGTCACGCTCGAAGCTGAACGGCGAGACCAGTCCGATCCCGCGGAACTGTCCACCCTCCACCGGAACGGCCTCGACCGCGGGCCTGCCGTTGTCCGACACGTAAAGCGCGCCGTCACGCGCAGTCACCGCCATGAAGTCGACCCCGAACCGGTAGGTGCCCACGGCATCGGCGAGCGACCGGAGATCGACCGGGGCACGCGTATACACGGGCGGCACGTTCAGCTCGCCGAAGCCGTGCTCCTGGCCGCAGACCGGGCAGGCCGTCGGTTTCGCCCCGGAGGCCGACGAGGCGACGCGATGGGCGACCGGCGGCAGTTCACGGAGCGCGAGGTAGATCGCCCCGATGTCGGCGTCGCTGAGGTTGCGGTAGGCGACCCAGGGCATCGCCCCGTGGAGCGTCCCGCCCCTTCCGCTGCGCAGGGCGCCGCGGAAAATCCCCTCGGTATGCGGACCGATTCCGGTCGGATCGGGAGTCAGGTTGGCGCTCCAGATCTTCTCGCCGAAGCGCTCGACCGCATTGCCCCCACCGCCCAGCCCTGGCTGGATCGGGGCCTCCCAGGCCGAGTGGCAGCCCAGGCAGTCGGCGATCTCGATCAGGTAGCGGCCGCGCTCGACCGGATCGGTGAGATCCCGCGCTGCGACCGGCCCGTCGAGAGGCCGTGCACCCTCGGCGCGCCCCTTCTCCAGCTCGGGCGAGAGGAGTCGCGGCGGCAGGGAGTTCGCGACTGGCGGCAGCGAGCGCAGGTAGACGATGATCGAGGCCAGGTCCTCGTCGGAGAGCGCCCGGAATGCCCACCACCACATCTGGCCGCCGAGGCCGCGCCCGTCGTGCCCAACGCCCTCGCGAATGGCGCGTGCCAGCATGTCGTCGCTCCAGGATCCCGCTCCGGTCGCAACGTCGGGGGTCAGGTTCGGCGCCACCAGCCGGTAGCCCGGCTCCTCCGCCATGACCGCGCCCGCGAACTCCCGCCCGGGAACCGGGGGCGCTCCGGGGAGACGCAGGTCCCGTTCGGAGTGACAGATCACGCAGGCGACCGCGGCGGTCGCGAGGTAGCGGCCACGCTCGACCCGCTCCGGCGTCCGCTCGAAGCGCACGTCCGTGAGCGGCCGTGCCCGGACGGCCTGGAGTGGCGCAGCGGCTTCTTCATTGCGGACGCAGCCGGCGAAGAAGACGGCGAGCCCGAGGAGGCAGGAGAACGGACGGCGACGGCGGATCGTCAAAGTGCGCTCCCTGGTGGGTCTGCGAGATGAATCCTGAATCTATCCACCTGCGCAAGAACGCGAAAGGGCGGCCTTCGCGACAGTCCGCCCCACCCCGTTCTGACCTCGCGCGCCGCTCACCCACCCGGACGGGTGTTGGAGGTCCACGCCGCAAAAGCGCATCTTGTCGAGGAAGGGAGGCGTCATGGACGGAGCTCCCCAGACGACCACCACGGCCCCCAAGCGGCCGTTGCCGTATCTCGAAGCGCAGTTCTGCAAGGGTTGTGGACGCTGTATCGGATCCTGCCCCAAGCACTGCATCACCTACGATGACCATGTCGATCCGCGCACCGGCCTGGTCCCCGTGGTGATCGATCTCCACGACTGCAACGGCTGCGCGCTCTGCATCTCCGCCTGTCCGGAGCCCTACGGGCTGCGGCCGGAGACGGCTGCAGCCGCGGCGGCGGTCGAATCGCCACCGCTGCCGGCCCCGGCTGCCACGCCGGCGCCGGGAGCGCCCACCCCGAGCGCCCAGATCGGCGTCGAGGGTCGGACGCATCTTCAGCCGGCGACGGAGATCGAGGACGAATGCCTGCCGCTCCCGCCGCGCGAGCCGCTCACCGTCAAGGGGAATCACGCCGCTGCCATCGGCGCGCTGCTCGCCGGCTGCCGGCAGTTCTACGGCTATCCGATCACTCCCTCGACGGAAGGCACCGAGCTCATGGCGCGGCTCCTGCCGGAGCTCGGCGGAGCTTTCGTCCAGGCGGTGAGTGAGGTCGCGACCATCGCCCACCTCTATGGCGCCGGCGGCGCCGGCGTGAAGGCGATGACCTTCACCTCGTCGCCGGGGCTCAGCCTGATGCTCGAGGGGATGAGCTACCTGATCGGCGCCGAGCTCCCCGCGGTCGTCGTGAACGTCATGCGCGGCGGCCCCGGCCTCGGCAACATCGCGCCCGAGCAGTCGGACATCAAGCTCGTCTGCCGCGGACTCGGACATGGGCACACGCACGCCATCGTCCTCGCGCCGGCCTCGCCGCAGGAGATGCTCGACCTCACCATGCTCGCCTTCGAGCTGACGTTGAAGTACCGCAACCCGGTCATCCTCCTCGCGGACGGCTATCTCGGCCAGATGACCGGCAAGATCGATCTGCCGCCCTACTACGTCAAGCCTGGCGTCCCCGCCTGGGCGGTGACCGGCGACCGCGGGCATCGGCGCAATCTCATCTCTTCGATCTACCTCGCCGAGGCCGACCTCGAAGCCCACAACCACCACCTGCTCGCGAAGTACGCCGAGATCGAACGCGAAGAGGCGCGCGCCGAGCGCTACCGCACCCAGGATGCCGACGTCCTGCTCGTCGCCTGCAACACCCCGGCGCGGATGGCCAAGGGTGCCGTCGAGGCTCTGCGCTCCCAGGGAGTGCTCGCCGGGCTCTTCCGCCCGGTCACGCTCTGGCCGTTCCCCGTACGCCCACTCCTGCCGGTACTCGAGCACGTCCGCCGGATCGTGGTCGTCGAAGCGAGCGCCGGCCAGCTCGAGGACGAGCTGCGGCTCGCCCTTTCGCACGCCGGAGTCGCGCCGCCGCGCATCGAGTCGGTGCGCCGGCTCGGCGGCGTGCTGCCGTCGACCGAAGAGATCGTGGATGCAGTCCTGGCGAAGGAGTTCCCCGGCCTGGGCGGCCGCGGCATGGAGGTGGCATCATGACGGTCTTCTACGATCTCTTCGAGCGCCATGCCCACGGCGAGGGTCTGAAGGGCCATTCGACGCACTACTGCCCCGGCTGCGGACACGGACTCATCCAGAAGTATCTCGCCGAGGCGATCGACGAGCTCGGCATCCAGGACCGCACGATCGCCGTCTCGCCGGTCGGCTGCGCGGTCTTCATGTACTACTACCTCGACGTCGGCAACACCCAGGCGGCGCACGGACGCGCGCCCGCCGTCGCCGTGGCGCACAAGCTCGCCAATCCGGAGGCGATCGTCATCTCGTACCAGGGGGACGGCGACCTCGCTTCGATCGGCCTCGCCGAGATCCTGTCGGCCGCCGAGCTCTCGCTGCCGATCACCGTCATCTTCGTCAACAACGCGATCTACGGCATGACCGGCGGCCAGATGGCGCCGACGTCGCTCCCCGGCCAGGTCACGGTGACCTCGCCCTACGGTCGCGGCACTTTCGAAGGCAAGCCCTTGCGCATGTCCGAGATGATCGCCGGCCTCGACGGCCCGATCTACGTCGAGCGCGTCGCGCTCTACGACCCGAAGCAACGCACGCGCGCCCGCAAGGCGATCCGCAAGGCGCTCGAGCTGCAGATCGAGAACCGCGGTTTCTCGTTCGTCGAAGTGCTCGCCGAATGCCCGACCCACCTCCAGAAGAGTCCCGAGGAGGCCGAGGCCTGGGTGCGCGATGCCATGACGCCGTACTTCCCGCTCGGCGTCAAGAAGGACCTCACGGTCGAACCCCGGCCGGCGCTGCCGGTGCCCGACTACGACCCGCTTCGCCTGCTGTCGGCGATCGGCGCCTCGACGAAGGCCCCGCCGCGGTTCGCCAAAGGCTTCCCGATGCAATTGGGCACGCGCGACATCGGCGTGAAGTTCGCCGGCGCCGGCGGTGACGGAGCGCAGACGGCGGCGATGCTGCTCACCCACTCGGCGATCCACGAAGGCTTCGACGCGACCCAGATCCCCTCCTACGGACCGGAGTCGCGCGGCGGCACCTCGTACGCCGATGTTCGCCTCGCTGCCGACCACGTGCTCTCGCCGGCGGTCCCCCGGCCGCACGTGCTGGTGGCGTTCAACGCCCCGAGCGTCGCCAAGTTCGCGCCCCAGATCTTGCCGGGCGGCGTGCTGATCTACGACTCGTCGGTGACCCCGGACCTCCCGGAGATGGCCGCAGGCGTCCGGGTCATCGGTGTGCCGTTCACCACCATCGCCGCCGAGATCGGCAAATCCAACGTCAAGAGTGTCGTCGCCCTGGGCGCCTTCCAGGGAGCTCTCGGCCTGCTGCCGGCGGAGTCTCTCCTCTACACGATCCGCGAGACACTCAAGAAACGCGCCGAGCTCGTGCCGCTCAACGAAGAGGCTTTCCGCCGCGGCATCGGCGCCGGGGCGATCCTCAGCGAACCGGTCGGAGTCGCCGCGCCGCCCTAGGAGGGGCGGCGCGCGGCTCAGCGCCGCGCGACCTCGGAGAACCAGTCGAGCACCAGGTCGATGCGCAAGATCGTCGGCTGCTGATCGACCGGCTGGATGCGCAAGAAGCGCTTCCCGTCCGGCACGATGCCAAAGCTGGTGTTGCTGGTGATGGTGCGCAGGAAGAGACCCTCGTGCTCGACGCGTGGCAGCGTCGCCGAGAACGTCGCCCCGGGCGACACGGTGACGGACATCAACCGGTTGCCGCTCTGAAAGAAGAGCTCCCGCCCGTCGCGCGACCAGAGGGGTTCGGTGCCCCCGTCGGCCGAGACCAGGCGTCTTTCGCCGGCGCCCGAGAACGGCGCGACGAAGATCTCCCGGCGCGAGGAGACGCGAGCCTCGTAGGCTACCCAGCGCCCGTCGGGCGAGAGCTGCCCGTTCGCGCCGTCCTGGGGATGCGGAAACAGCCGCTTCGGTGTCCGATCGCCGTCGAGCGCGAGCCACCAGATGCCGGAGCCGTCGGGCTCCCCCGGACCGTGTTCGTTGAAGAGCAGGATCCGTCCGTCGGAGGAGGCCGAGGTCGGCGTCTGGATGACGCCGGACTTCGTCGTCAAGCGCTCTTCGGCCGCCGAGCCGTCCGCCGGCATCCAGTAGAGGTTGCGTGTCCCCTTCCGGGTGCCCCGGAAGATCAATCGCGAGCCGTCGGCGGACCAGAGCGCAGCCTGGCTGCTCGCGCTCGCCGGGCCGACCGGCGTCAGCGTGCCGCGCGAGAACTCGTAGACCCAAAGCCGGGTAAAGGCCTCCCGGATCTGCACGACGGCCCGTGCGCCATCCGGGGAGACGGCGACGTTCTCGTACGCCCGTTGCGGCAGGGGTAGGGCAGCCGCCACGCCACTGCGATCGATCCAGACCAGGCGCTGGTCGTTCTGCGTCCCACCGCCGAACAGGTAGGCGAGCGTCCCGTCGTCGGAGACCGAGAAGTTCCCGCAGCCTTCGTTGCCCACGCCGTCGCGCGGCTGCTCTCGCGCGGCGACCGGCACCGCCCGGCCGAGGTCCGCTCGCGACGGCCGCCAGTCGACACTCAGCAGCTGACCGCGACGAGTGTAGAAGAGCTTCCCGAGGCGCGGGACGTACTGCGGAGCGTTGCCGCCCTTGACGAGGAGCCGATGCGCTCCCGCCGCCTCCGACTGCAGCGCGATACTGTGCTCGTCGTCCCCCGGCCCCGTCCACACGGAAAACAGCAGGGCGTCGCTGCCGGCGACTCGGTGCGGCCAGCGGTGGCTGATTTCGCCTGCGGTCGCTTCGAGGCGCGTGTACTGGGCAGCAGCGCCACCGCGCTCCGGCACCCTCCAGATGCCGCCGACATTGGTCGGCGCGAAGTAAAGAAAGCCGTCGTCCCCCCAGTCGCCACCCCGGTGCGACGTCACATCCGCGAGCGTCTCCACGGCGGCCCCGTTCACGGTCACCTTGCGCAGCTTGCCGTCGGCGAAGAAACCGATCCACTGCCCGTCGGGCGAAAAGAACGGTCCGTCGCCCCCTTCGGTGCCTTCGAGCGGCTTCGCCTCGGGCTCGTCGAGTGCACGCACGAAAATGCGGTTCCTGCCGTCCTTCAGGCCGACAAAGGCGATCCGGCTACCGTCGTGCGAGATCGCAATCGGGGTGAGCTGGCTCGAGCCCAGTTCGTAACCGGGAGGCAGCGCGATGCTGACGTGCGCGGTCTTCGCGCCGCCCGCCGGCGAGGCAGGAGCGAGCCAACGAGTCAGGCCGAACGTGGCCAGCGCCACGGCGGCGCTCGCAGCGAGCAGCCACGGCCATCTGGCCGGCGCTCTCGACGGCTCTGCGACAGGCGCGGGTCCGGTTTCGTCGGCACGCCCCGCCATCGCCTCCTCGAGCGCCAGTCGCGCGTCGCCGATATCGCGCAGCCGGCTCTTCGCGTTCCGCTCGAGGCAACGGCGCAGGAGCTGCCGCACCGGCGGCGGGACCGATACGGGCAGCGCGCTCCAATCGACATCGGTCTTGAGCACTCCGGCGAGGGTGTCGGAAACCGTCTCGCCGGCGAACAAGGAGCGGCCGGTGAGCATCTCGAAGAGCACCACTCCGAAAGCCCAGATATCCGCCCGCCGGTCGACCGCGAGGCCCCTCGCCTGCTCCGGCGACATGTAGGCCGCGGTACCGAGAATCACGCCGAGCTCCGTGCCGCGAATGGCGGTGAGAGTGGGCGAGTGCATCAGGGTCGGCGAGCGCGCGAAGTCGGCCGAGGTCGAAAGCGGCGGCGCTCCCGCCGGTTCCATCGCCTTGGCGAGCCCGAAGTCCAGGACCTTGACCTTCCCTTCCCGCGGCGCCTTGATGTTCTGCGGCTTGAGGTCGCGATGGACGATGCCCTTCTCGTGCGCCTCCTCCAGGGCTTCGGCGATCTGGCGCGCGATCGCGAGGCTCTCCTCGAGGGGCAGCGCTCCCTGCGCGAGGCGCTCGGCGAGGGTCGGCCCCTCGACCAGCTCCATGACGAGGGCGTGCGCCTCACCGCTCGCCTCCATGCCGTAGATCTGCGCGATGTTCGGATGGTTGAGCTGCGCGAGGAGCTGGGCTTCACGCTCGAAGCGGGCGAGGCGTTCCGTATCGGCGACGAAGGCCGGCGGCAGGATCTTCACCGCCACGTCGCGCCGGAGCTTCGTGTCCGTCGCTCTCCAGACCTCTCCCATGCCGCCTTCGCCCAGCTTGGCGGTGATCTCGTAAGTGCCGAGGCGCCTGCCGATCATCTGCACCTCACCCGCAGCCGCAGCGAACGGCGGCGAAATCGTCGATTCGTTCCAGAGGCGGCAAGTCTAGCGCGCCCTGTCCCGCCCGCGGCGTCCGATAGCGATCGAAAAAACAGGGACAGGCACCAGTTTCTCAACTGGTGCCTGTCCCTGTTTTTCGGCCCTGATCTCTCCAAACTCGCGAGAGACCCTGCAATTCGCTTCAGCGACGACGCCACGCCTTCGGGTCGGGCTTGCGCGGCGGCCAGTCGTCGGGCGCGCCTTCAGCGGCGGGACCGGCGTCGATCTCCGCTTCGACTTCGGGTGCCTCCTCCGGC harbors:
- a CDS encoding protein kinase, with the translated sequence MIGRRLGTYEITAKLGEGGMGEVWRATDTKLRRDVAVKILPPAFVADTERLARFEREAQLLAQLNHPNIAQIYGMEASGEAHALVMELVEGPTLAERLAQGALPLEESLAIARQIAEALEEAHEKGIVHRDLKPQNIKAPREGKVKVLDFGLAKAMEPAGAPPLSTSADFARSPTLMHSPTLTAIRGTELGVILGTAAYMSPEQARGLAVDRRADIWAFGVVLFEMLTGRSLFAGETVSDTLAGVLKTDVDWSALPVSVPPPVRQLLRRCLERNAKSRLRDIGDARLALEEAMAGRADETGPAPVAEPSRAPARWPWLLAASAAVALATFGLTRWLAPASPAGGAKTAHVSIALPPGYELGSSQLTPIAISHDGSRIAFVGLKDGRNRIFVRALDEPEAKPLEGTEGGDGPFFSPDGQWIGFFADGKLRKVTVNGAAVETLADVTSHRGGDWGDDGFLYFAPTNVGGIWRVPERGGAAAQYTRLEATAGEISHRWPHRVAGSDALLFSVWTGPGDDEHSIALQSEAAGAHRLLVKGGNAPQYVPRLGKLFYTRRGQLLSVDWRPSRADLGRAVPVAAREQPRDGVGNEGCGNFSVSDDGTLAYLFGGGTQNDQRLVWIDRSGVAAALPLPQRAYENVAVSPDGARAVVQIREAFTRLWVYEFSRGTLTPVGPASASSQAALWSADGSRLIFRGTRKGTRNLYWMPADGSAAEERLTTKSGVIQTPTSASSDGRILLFNEHGPGEPDGSGIWWLALDGDRTPKRLFPHPQDGANGQLSPDGRWVAYEARVSSRREIFVAPFSGAGERRLVSADGGTEPLWSRDGRELFFQSGNRLMSVTVSPGATFSATLPRVEHEGLFLRTITSNTSFGIVPDGKRFLRIQPVDQQPTILRIDLVLDWFSEVARR
- the vorB gene encoding 3-methyl-2-oxobutanoate dehydrogenase subunit VorB; protein product: MDGAPQTTTTAPKRPLPYLEAQFCKGCGRCIGSCPKHCITYDDHVDPRTGLVPVVIDLHDCNGCALCISACPEPYGLRPETAAAAAAVESPPLPAPAATPAPGAPTPSAQIGVEGRTHLQPATEIEDECLPLPPREPLTVKGNHAAAIGALLAGCRQFYGYPITPSTEGTELMARLLPELGGAFVQAVSEVATIAHLYGAGGAGVKAMTFTSSPGLSLMLEGMSYLIGAELPAVVVNVMRGGPGLGNIAPEQSDIKLVCRGLGHGHTHAIVLAPASPQEMLDLTMLAFELTLKYRNPVILLADGYLGQMTGKIDLPPYYVKPGVPAWAVTGDRGHRRNLISSIYLAEADLEAHNHHLLAKYAEIEREEARAERYRTQDADVLLVACNTPARMAKGAVEALRSQGVLAGLFRPVTLWPFPVRPLLPVLEHVRRIVVVEASAGQLEDELRLALSHAGVAPPRIESVRRLGGVLPSTEEIVDAVLAKEFPGLGGRGMEVAS
- a CDS encoding cytochrome c, translated to MTIRRRRPFSCLLGLAVFFAGCVRNEEAAAPLQAVRARPLTDVRFERTPERVERGRYLATAAVACVICHSERDLRLPGAPPVPGREFAGAVMAEEPGYRLVAPNLTPDVATGAGSWSDDMLARAIREGVGHDGRGLGGQMWWWAFRALSDEDLASIIVYLRSLPPVANSLPPRLLSPELEKGRAEGARPLDGPVAARDLTDPVERGRYLIEIADCLGCHSAWEAPIQPGLGGGGNAVERFGEKIWSANLTPDPTGIGPHTEGIFRGALRSGRGGTLHGAMPWVAYRNLSDADIGAIYLALRELPPVAHRVASSASGAKPTACPVCGQEHGFGELNVPPVYTRAPVDLRSLADAVGTYRFGVDFMAVTARDGALYVSDNGRPAVEAVPVEGGQFRGIGLVSPFSFERDAAGKVVALLTYDLGTTRWERGAAGAP
- a CDS encoding 2-oxoacid:acceptor oxidoreductase family protein, with translation MTVFYDLFERHAHGEGLKGHSTHYCPGCGHGLIQKYLAEAIDELGIQDRTIAVSPVGCAVFMYYYLDVGNTQAAHGRAPAVAVAHKLANPEAIVISYQGDGDLASIGLAEILSAAELSLPITVIFVNNAIYGMTGGQMAPTSLPGQVTVTSPYGRGTFEGKPLRMSEMIAGLDGPIYVERVALYDPKQRTRARKAIRKALELQIENRGFSFVEVLAECPTHLQKSPEEAEAWVRDAMTPYFPLGVKKDLTVEPRPALPVPDYDPLRLLSAIGASTKAPPRFAKGFPMQLGTRDIGVKFAGAGGDGAQTAAMLLTHSAIHEGFDATQIPSYGPESRGGTSYADVRLAADHVLSPAVPRPHVLVAFNAPSVAKFAPQILPGGVLIYDSSVTPDLPEMAAGVRVIGVPFTTIAAEIGKSNVKSVVALGAFQGALGLLPAESLLYTIRETLKKRAELVPLNEEAFRRGIGAGAILSEPVGVAAPP